Within the Pirellulales bacterium genome, the region GGCTGCCGTCGGGGGTGGAACGCGATTTCATCGTCCAACTGCCGTCTTCTTTCTGCGTGGCTACCAGGAAATCGATTCCGCGTTTGATTTCCGGCGCGTCAGCGGTGTACCCGGCCAAGGCCAGGACGTAAAGCAACTCGCCCGTGGCGTAGGCATCGGAATCCCAATCGGCGAGCTGCGCCCAGCCACCGTCGGCGCGCTGCAGCGAAAGCAACTCGTCGATGGCCGGCTGCATTTCGGCGCGCGGCTTGCCGGCTCGCGCGGCCAGCATCACGCGAAAGGCCTTGTCCTGCAGCGTCACGGGGGGCGTCGCCGCGAGCCAGGACGTGGCTTTTTCCGCGGCAGCACGATGCGACTCCGAGGCATCGGCGCCCTGCAAGGCCATGATCAGCCACACGCCGTCGGTCGTTTCGTTCTCATTGATAGGCGGACGGCTCAAGAAGAATTCCCACGAGCCGTCGTCGCGCTGCTTCTTCACGATTTCGTCGGCGATGAATTGCACGCTTTGCTTTTGCCCCAC harbors:
- a CDS encoding prenyltransferase/squalene oxidase repeat-containing protein is translated as MHRTLLLVVGFLGFGLPMLVRADEPAAIPAATTEQVQQTIERSILYTQTESAAWLSTRRCAACHHVPLVLWSLGEAQRQGYAIDKKFLADTAESSLGSHEKMIKAGLFDDPAAPPDPRPSAKGVKIGTAFVAAAARTLPALEVGQKQSVQFIADEIVKKQRDDGSWEFFLSRPPINENETTDGVWLIMALQGADASESHRAAAEKATSWLAATPPVTLQDKAFRVMLAARAGKPRAEMQPAIDELLSLQRADGGWAQLADWDSDAYATGELLYVLALAGYTADAPEIKRGIDFLVATQKEDGSWTMKSRSTPDGSPGSSKLLTPINCAAASWATLGLARLVPKGA